A window of Hevea brasiliensis isolate MT/VB/25A 57/8 chromosome 14, ASM3005281v1, whole genome shotgun sequence contains these coding sequences:
- the LOC110645233 gene encoding uncharacterized protein LOC110645233: MEESHSNLPTSHLLGSVPAVVSEEKSTITYGVPEANMLTFPSNNNGGGSSRGYQTLGSPPEGFEQQPPNNWKGVFSVSSYTQYFNVDTDVVINRMMSSFYPVGGDFFSKIDANPYL, from the exons ATGGAAGAATCTCACAGCAACCTCCCTACTAGCCATTTACTGGGCTCTGTTCCT GCTGTGGTCAGTGAAGAAAAAAGTACCATCACCTATGGAG TCCCTGAAGCAAATATGCTAACATTCCCATCAAATAATAATGGAGGAGGTAGCAGCCGGGGTTATCAAACTCTTGGAAGTCCACCGG AAGGATTTGAGCAACAACCACCTAACAATTGGAAAGGGGTATTCAGTGTGTCATCATACACGCAGTATTTCAATGTGGATACAGACGTTGTCATAAACAGAATGATGAGCTCTTTTTATCCGGTTGGTGGGGATTTTTTCAGCAAGATTGATGCGAACCCTTATCTGTGA
- the LOC131172562 gene encoding receptor-like protein 9DC3 isoform X2 → MSLVAPNSLMNLSFSLTSLNLRSCSLEGKFPDISHLFELVSLDFSANYDLILETTSFKKLVQNLTLLQELDLSGVNMSIVKPNSLMNLSSSLSSLALSSCDLQGKFPDNIIPPSLGSLKRLFSLDLSYNNFNGEIPSSFENLKQLHTLYLCNKNLSGQIPSSLGSLKELSSLDLSYNNFKGDIPSSFENLKQLHTLYLCNNNISGQIPSLLGGSLKELSSLDLSYNNFNGEIPSTFENLKQLNILYLHNNNLSGQILSSLGSLKELSSLDLSYNNFYGEIPSSFENIKQLDSLHLHNNNLSGQIPSSLGSLKELSSLDLSYNNFNGPIPFQGSRLPSLVYLDLSNNLLHGPIPSSVFKLMNLSFLILSSNKLMGEVSSAVCKLNSLEILDLSNNSLNGFMPQCLGNFSNNLLVLHLGMNKFHGNIPEMFSVRSSLRYLNFNGNQLQRRIPPSISNCKNLEILDLGNNNIDDLFPHFLEMLPKLQVLVLKSNRLHGLVKGSSANYPFSKLRIFDLSSNMFSGPLPAEYFNNFKAMMNFDVKMEYMEGPINSYDYSVSLTLKGLEIKLVKIQTVLTTIDLSSNKFIGKIPQVIGKLKSLKLLNLSHNQLTGNIQPSLGNLSNLESLDLSSNLLVGRIPMQLTYLTFLEVFRVSHNQLEGPIPRGKQFNTFDNTSYEGNLGLCGLPLAKCGNGERQKPTASKEDDSKSRNGFGWNAILAGYACGVIFGIEMGYVVFKTRKPTWLVRMVEDEGH, encoded by the exons ATGTCTTTGGTTGCACCTAATTCCTTGATGAATTTGTCTTTCTCTTTGACATCTCTCAATCTCCGTTCTTGTTCATTGGAAGGGAAATTCCCAGATATCAGTCATCTATTTGAATTGGTTTCACTTGATTTTTCTGCAAACTATGATTTGATACTAGAAACCACTTCTTTTAAGAAGCTTGTTCAAAACCTAACCCTGTTACAGGAATTGGACTTGAGTGGTGTAAACATGTCTATAGTTAAACCTAATTCTTTGATGaatctctcttcttctttatcatcACTTGCGCTATCGTCTTGTGATTTGCAAGGGAAATTCCCAGACAACATAATTCCACCCTCGCTTGGAAGCCTTAAGCGACTCTTTTCATTGGACCTctcctataacaattttaatggtgAGATTCCCTCCTCATTTGAAAACCTTAAACAGCTTCATACTTTGTATCTTTGCAACAAGAATCTCAGTGGTCAAATTCCATCCTCACTTGGAAGCCTTAAGGAACTCTCTTCTTTGGACCTCTCCTATAATAATTTTAAGGGTGATATTCCCTCCTCATTTGAAAACCTTAAACAGCTTCATACTTTGTATCTTTGCAACAATAATATCAGTGGTCAAATTCCATCCTTACTTGGTGGAAGCCTTAAGGAACTCTCTTCATTGGACCTCTCCTATAATAATTTTAATGGTGAGATTCCCTCCACATTTGAAAACCTTAAACAGCTTAATATTTTGTACCTCCACAACAACAATCTCAGTGGTCAAATTTTATCCTCACTTGGAAGCCTTAAGGAACTCTCCTCATTGGACCTCTCCTATAACAATTTTTATGGTGAGATTCCCTCCTCATTTGAAAACATTAAACAGCTTGACAGTTTGCACCTCCACAACAACAATCTAAGTGGTCAAATTCCATCCTCACTTGGAAGTCTTAAAGAACTCTCTTCATTGGATCTCTCTTACAACAATTTTAATG GTCCCATCCCTTTCCAAGGAAGCAGGCTTCCAAGTCTAGTATACCTTGATTTATCCAATAACTTGTTACATGGCCCAATTCCAAGTTCAGTTTTCAAACTTATGAACTTGAGTTTTCTCATTCTTTCATCCAACAAATTGATGGGAGAAGTCTCTTCTGCAGTGTGCAAGCTAAATTCTCTTGAAATTCTTGACTTGTCAAACAATAGTTTGAACGGCTTCATGCCACAATGTTTGGGAAATTTTAGCAACAATCTTTTAGTATTGCACTTGGGCATGAACAAATTCCATGGAAACATCCCTGAAATGTTTTCAGTGCGCAGTAGCTTGAGATATTTGAACTTCAATGGTAATCAATTGCAAAGGAGAATCCCACCTTCCATCTCCAATTGtaaaaatttggaaattttagatcTTGGAAATAATAATATAGATGACTTATTTCCCCATTTTCTAGAAATGCTTCCAAAGTTGCAAGTTCTAGTTCTAAAATCCAATAGACTCCATGGTTTGGTGAAAGGGTCCTCTGCCAATTATCCATTCTCAAAGTTACGAATTTTTGACCTCTCCAGTAACATGTTTAGTGGACCTTTACCTGCAgagtatttcaataatttcaaggCAATGATGAACTTTGATGTGAAAATGGAATACATGGAGGGTCCAATCAATTCTTATGATTATTCTGTGAGTTTGACacttaaaggattggagattAAGTTGGTGAAAATCCAAACAGTTCTTACAACCATTGATTTGTCAAGCAATAAATTCATAGGAAAGATCCCACAGGTGATTGGAAAGCTTAAATCACTTAAGCTACTCAATTTATCTCACAATCAACTCACAGGCAATATTCAACCATCATTAGGGAATTTGAGCAATTTGGAATCATTAGACCTCTCTTCAAATCTTCTTGTTGGAAGGATTCCAATGCAATTAACATATTTGACATTTCTGGAAGTATTTCGGGTTTCACATAATCAACTTGAAGGGCCTATACCTAGAGGAAAGCAGTTCAACACATTTGACAACACTTCATATGAAGGAAATTTGGGATTGTGTGGACTTCCACTAGCAAAATGTGGCAATGGAGAGAGGCAAAAACCAACAGCATCAAAGGAAGATGATTCCAAGTCTAGAAATGGATTTGGGTGGAATGCTATATTGGCAGGGTATGCATGTGGAGTAATATTTGGAATTGAAATGGGATATGTTGTGTTTAAAACAAGAAAACCTACATGGCTTGTGAGGATGGTTGAAGATGAAGGGCATTGA
- the LOC131172562 gene encoding receptor-like protein 6 isoform X1 yields MGGLPWLAHFLCFFFFHFHFQASASFSFNSSSAAMLCQHDQSLALLQFKKNFSITSDASPWDFPYPKPYPKTDTWKEGTDCCLWDGVTCDIETGNVIGLDLSSSLLYGTIDSNNTLFFLPHLQKLDLSNNNFNHSQIVPQFGQFLNLTYLNLNYSVFEGQIPLEISYLSGLVSLDLSRNSYLILEATIFNQLVQNLTQLQELDLSGVNMSLVAPNSLMNLSFSLTSLNLRSCSLEGKFPDISHLFELVSLDFSANYDLILETTSFKKLVQNLTLLQELDLSGVNMSIVKPNSLMNLSSSLSSLALSSCDLQGKFPDNIIPPSLGSLKRLFSLDLSYNNFNGEIPSSFENLKQLHTLYLCNKNLSGQIPSSLGSLKELSSLDLSYNNFKGDIPSSFENLKQLHTLYLCNNNISGQIPSLLGGSLKELSSLDLSYNNFNGEIPSTFENLKQLNILYLHNNNLSGQILSSLGSLKELSSLDLSYNNFYGEIPSSFENIKQLDSLHLHNNNLSGQIPSSLGSLKELSSLDLSYNNFNGPIPFQGSRLPSLVYLDLSNNLLHGPIPSSVFKLMNLSFLILSSNKLMGEVSSAVCKLNSLEILDLSNNSLNGFMPQCLGNFSNNLLVLHLGMNKFHGNIPEMFSVRSSLRYLNFNGNQLQRRIPPSISNCKNLEILDLGNNNIDDLFPHFLEMLPKLQVLVLKSNRLHGLVKGSSANYPFSKLRIFDLSSNMFSGPLPAEYFNNFKAMMNFDVKMEYMEGPINSYDYSVSLTLKGLEIKLVKIQTVLTTIDLSSNKFIGKIPQVIGKLKSLKLLNLSHNQLTGNIQPSLGNLSNLESLDLSSNLLVGRIPMQLTYLTFLEVFRVSHNQLEGPIPRGKQFNTFDNTSYEGNLGLCGLPLAKCGNGERQKPTASKEDDSKSRNGFGWNAILAGYACGVIFGIEMGYVVFKTRKPTWLVRMVEDEGH; encoded by the exons ATGGGTGGTCTACCATGGCTTGCTCACTTTCTCTGCTTCTTTTTTTTTCACTTTCATTTTCAAGCTTCggcttctttttcttttaattcctcCTCTGCGGCCATGTTATGCCAACATGACCAGAGTCTTGCCTTGCTTCAATTCAAGAAAAACTTTTCCATCACAAGCGATGCCTCTCCCTGGGATTTCCCTTACCCCAAGCCTTATCCAAAGACAGACACTTGGAAAGAGGGTACAGATTGCTGCTTGTGGGATGGGGTCACTTGCGACATAGAAACGGGTAATGTAATTGGCCTTGACCTTTCTTCTAGCTTGCTTTATGGTACCATCGATTCTAATAATACTCTTTTCTTCCTTCCTCATCTCCAAAAGCTTGACCTCTCTAATAATAATTTCAACCACTCTCAAATTGTACCTCAGTTTGGCCAATTTTTGAATTTAACATATCTTAACCTAAATTACTCTGTTTTTGAGGGCCAAATTCCACTAGAAATTTCTTATCTTTCTGGTTTGGTTTCGCTTGATCTTTCTAGGAACAGTTATTTGATACTCGAAGCCACTATTTTTAACCAGCTTGTTCAAAACCTAACCCAGTTACAGGAATTGGACTTGAGTGGTGTAAACATGTCTTTGGTTGCACCTAATTCCTTGATGAATTTGTCTTTCTCTTTGACATCTCTCAATCTCCGTTCTTGTTCATTGGAAGGGAAATTCCCAGATATCAGTCATCTATTTGAATTGGTTTCACTTGATTTTTCTGCAAACTATGATTTGATACTAGAAACCACTTCTTTTAAGAAGCTTGTTCAAAACCTAACCCTGTTACAGGAATTGGACTTGAGTGGTGTAAACATGTCTATAGTTAAACCTAATTCTTTGATGaatctctcttcttctttatcatcACTTGCGCTATCGTCTTGTGATTTGCAAGGGAAATTCCCAGACAACATAATTCCACCCTCGCTTGGAAGCCTTAAGCGACTCTTTTCATTGGACCTctcctataacaattttaatggtgAGATTCCCTCCTCATTTGAAAACCTTAAACAGCTTCATACTTTGTATCTTTGCAACAAGAATCTCAGTGGTCAAATTCCATCCTCACTTGGAAGCCTTAAGGAACTCTCTTCTTTGGACCTCTCCTATAATAATTTTAAGGGTGATATTCCCTCCTCATTTGAAAACCTTAAACAGCTTCATACTTTGTATCTTTGCAACAATAATATCAGTGGTCAAATTCCATCCTTACTTGGTGGAAGCCTTAAGGAACTCTCTTCATTGGACCTCTCCTATAATAATTTTAATGGTGAGATTCCCTCCACATTTGAAAACCTTAAACAGCTTAATATTTTGTACCTCCACAACAACAATCTCAGTGGTCAAATTTTATCCTCACTTGGAAGCCTTAAGGAACTCTCCTCATTGGACCTCTCCTATAACAATTTTTATGGTGAGATTCCCTCCTCATTTGAAAACATTAAACAGCTTGACAGTTTGCACCTCCACAACAACAATCTAAGTGGTCAAATTCCATCCTCACTTGGAAGTCTTAAAGAACTCTCTTCATTGGATCTCTCTTACAACAATTTTAATG GTCCCATCCCTTTCCAAGGAAGCAGGCTTCCAAGTCTAGTATACCTTGATTTATCCAATAACTTGTTACATGGCCCAATTCCAAGTTCAGTTTTCAAACTTATGAACTTGAGTTTTCTCATTCTTTCATCCAACAAATTGATGGGAGAAGTCTCTTCTGCAGTGTGCAAGCTAAATTCTCTTGAAATTCTTGACTTGTCAAACAATAGTTTGAACGGCTTCATGCCACAATGTTTGGGAAATTTTAGCAACAATCTTTTAGTATTGCACTTGGGCATGAACAAATTCCATGGAAACATCCCTGAAATGTTTTCAGTGCGCAGTAGCTTGAGATATTTGAACTTCAATGGTAATCAATTGCAAAGGAGAATCCCACCTTCCATCTCCAATTGtaaaaatttggaaattttagatcTTGGAAATAATAATATAGATGACTTATTTCCCCATTTTCTAGAAATGCTTCCAAAGTTGCAAGTTCTAGTTCTAAAATCCAATAGACTCCATGGTTTGGTGAAAGGGTCCTCTGCCAATTATCCATTCTCAAAGTTACGAATTTTTGACCTCTCCAGTAACATGTTTAGTGGACCTTTACCTGCAgagtatttcaataatttcaaggCAATGATGAACTTTGATGTGAAAATGGAATACATGGAGGGTCCAATCAATTCTTATGATTATTCTGTGAGTTTGACacttaaaggattggagattAAGTTGGTGAAAATCCAAACAGTTCTTACAACCATTGATTTGTCAAGCAATAAATTCATAGGAAAGATCCCACAGGTGATTGGAAAGCTTAAATCACTTAAGCTACTCAATTTATCTCACAATCAACTCACAGGCAATATTCAACCATCATTAGGGAATTTGAGCAATTTGGAATCATTAGACCTCTCTTCAAATCTTCTTGTTGGAAGGATTCCAATGCAATTAACATATTTGACATTTCTGGAAGTATTTCGGGTTTCACATAATCAACTTGAAGGGCCTATACCTAGAGGAAAGCAGTTCAACACATTTGACAACACTTCATATGAAGGAAATTTGGGATTGTGTGGACTTCCACTAGCAAAATGTGGCAATGGAGAGAGGCAAAAACCAACAGCATCAAAGGAAGATGATTCCAAGTCTAGAAATGGATTTGGGTGGAATGCTATATTGGCAGGGTATGCATGTGGAGTAATATTTGGAATTGAAATGGGATATGTTGTGTTTAAAACAAGAAAACCTACATGGCTTGTGAGGATGGTTGAAGATGAAGGGCATTGA